Proteins from a genomic interval of Schistocerca piceifrons isolate TAMUIC-IGC-003096 chromosome 3, iqSchPice1.1, whole genome shotgun sequence:
- the LOC124788961 gene encoding probable serine hydrolase produces MPITRLWLDELDRIPSVSNGSDYFSISFLTGKWWGRTDIQPVIALHGYEDNAGTFDPLVPHLNVDGLLAIDFPGHGHSSHFPVGKFYQFVDAVLTLRLITRHFKWNKVSLIGHSFGSATSLAYAATYPEEVDKYVSIECARTMLAVRPVVDVKAYQFADWIISVEDKMEKNKPPSYTYEEILKRLYEGSEKSPTIDSCKILLRRGAVRVPHGDEDRYYFSRDPRLRIHVWGRLSFDAIVSLAQNVKCSNLSIRGNQGSIVGIHEEVYMKTVEMMKKNGSRVDHYNVDGTHHLHLNNPERISHLINKFLLS; encoded by the exons ATGCCTATAACTAGACTGTGGTTGGATGAGTTAGATAGGATACCATCTGTCAGTAATGGCTCTG ACTACTTCAGTATTTCTTTTTTGACAGGTAAGTGGTGGGGACGGACGGATATCCAGCCTGTAATTGCTTTGCATGGATATGAGGATAATGCTGGGACTTTTGATCCTTTAGTTCCTCATTTAAATGTGGATGGACTTTTGGCTATTGACTTTCCTGGACATGGACATTCATCCCATTTCCCAGTTGGAAAATTTTATCAGTTTGTGGATGCTGTGTTAACACTACGTTTGATTACAAGGCATTTCAAGTGGAATAAGGTATCACTCATTGGACACTCTTTTGGCAGTGCGACAAGTTTAGCGTATGCTGCAACATATCCTGAAGAAGTAGACAAATATGTTAGCATTGAATGCGCCAGGACAATGTTGGCTGTGAGGCCAGTAGTTGATGTTAAAGCTTATCAGTTTGCTGACTGGATCATATCTGTTGaagacaaaatggaaaaaaataagccCCCAAGTTACACTTATGAGGAAATACTGAAACGTCTTTATGAAGGTAGTGAAAAATCACCAACAATAGACTCGTGTAAAATATTGCTTCGGAGAGGAGCAGTTCGTGTGCCTCATGGTGATGAAGACAGGTATTACTTCTCACGGGACCCACGGCTGAGGATCCATGTCTGGGGCCGTCTCTCATTTGATGCTATTGTTAGCTTAGCTCAGAATGTGAAATGCTCCAACCTTAGCATAAGAGGTAATCAAGGTTCTATTGTTGGTATACATGAGGAAGTGTACATGAAGACTGTAGAGATGATGAAGAAGAATGGCAGCAGAGTGGATCATTATAATGTGGATGGCACTCATCATCTGCATCTAAATAACCCAGAGAGGATATCACATCTCATTAACAAGTTCCTGTTATCATGA